The nucleotide window ggaggaacaaCCCAGCTGACCTGGATGTCACCGTCATGGGCAGAGGCCTGGGCGCCCCTAACCTGGGGGAGACCTGACACACATAAACTCATATGAATGTGACACTGTAGTACACAGAGGCTTAAAACCACTTCTAAATAACACTGTAAATAACAAACGAGGACAGGTACTTTTTCTACAAGAAAACTCTGCCTTTCTTCAACTGTCGATAAGTATTTTAATGAAAGTAGAAGAAGTTTAGTAGTTTAAAAATGTTAGAGGCTTTTGTTGAAACATTGAGTTTAGTGTAGCAGTAGTGTCTGTATTATAAAGACTAGTGAGATAGTGTGATATACCTATCTATCTGGTAGTATAAATGGATCATGATAGATATGACTCATATCTGCTAGCTAATAGCTTTGCAATGAGTCACATGATATTAAACAGGATAACTGGCAAATCATATTGAATATGTGTCAAATATAGCAACTAACTTTGTCCCACGGCCGGTACATAGATTGACTGTTCAGAAAACGTGGTGTCGCCGCGATAGGCAGCGAGAGTGACTCTGTATGCCCGCTGGTCCACAGTGATGGAAGCCTTATCCACAACGGTGTCCAAATGTATGTCAGGCATGTGCTTTTCATCAGCCATGTACGTCAGCCTGTATCCATCGATGGCCTTGCAGGCAGGGGAGATGCTCTGTACAAAGCAGAAAAGAGGAAGTTAGAAAATACATCACACCCAGTCAGAATCATCCCCATTTAGAAACAAAAAATGAATATTTTGAGCAAGGTTTTAGATTTACTCATATTTCTTAGTAGGgttacaaagtgtgtgtgtgtgtgtgggggggtattaCTGGTACCATTCGAAGTTAATCAGTAAGCTACTAGGCTTTTGGTAAAGTTAAAGTATTATCACATGTAGATAATAGCCAGAATCTACCGCAGACCCACAGCTGATTAGTGGATGTGCTGGAGGCAAAACTTGAGAAACAGGAAAAAGTCTCTGCACACTTCCTTTCCTGTCAGatgcaaatgtatttaattgtagCTGAGCTTCCAGTCAGTCGACCTTCATCAGGTTGACTGAAAGCTCAGCTTTAAAATACATTTGCATCTGATTGCATATTTTTCCTGTTTCTCAAGGAATTTAGCACACGACATCTAGTGGCctttttgggtacttcagattatcacagctGTCTGTAATGACCACTGGCACTTtggtgaataccattggtgtttaatttTTACATTTCTCttacatttaacctttatttaactaggcaagtcagttaagaacaaattccggccaaacccggacgacgcttggccaattgtgatTCAGCctagatttgaaccagggactgtagtgacgcctcttgcactgagatgcaccacttgggagcccaaaTATGAGGGTTTCAACATGAGATATCCTTTGTTTATACTAAAtatgaatgtgttcttaattaaacttacctagttaaataaataaaatacaaaagtaGTATGTCTTTGTTGTAAATCTTTTGGTGTCAAACTGGTGACAATTATGTAAAAACTAAAtttggaagagttgcagagttaattgaaaataatgctAATGTTGATGAGATGCGtttttcattaattaggctatttcctctagaaccatatggtctatccacTAGAAATCAATGCACAAGATATAAAAAATGTATACTATAgatgaatacataatttaaagtATAAATTACCAAAGGTACCATACCTAGATTACCACAGATGAtctgttaattaccaaaattacaacaacaaaaaatcgtAAACTTTTTGTAAATTGGCGGTAGTTTTGCAACCCTAGTTTTGAGGAAGGAAACTTTTGGTAGAGTTCTACATCTTTGAAAGGCTTTAGACCAAAAGGGTCTCCAACTGTGGTGCTGGGGAGATACTGGGTGACGAGGTTGTAGTTTCAACCCACCACTAACACACCTGCTTCAAGGTTAGATTTATTTGTAGAATCAGATGTGTTGGTGGTGGGCTGGAACAACAGCCCGGGTACACTGTAGCTACCCAGGACCAGAGCTGGAGACCCTTGGTAGTGACTAACCAATACTGAACCAGAACAATgcctatttaagcaataaggtcaGAGGGGCTGTGGTATATCACTAATATAACACAGCTAAGGActgttcttaagcacgatgcaacgcagagtgcctggatacagcccttcgTCGTGCTGTATTGGccgtataccacaaaccccaaaAGATGCCTTATTGCTATGAAACtgtttaccaacgtaattagaacatcCGTGGTATACAatctattataaactgggtggttcgagccctgaatgctgattggctgagaactgtggtatatcagaccgtataccacaggtatgacaaaacatttatttttactgctctaattatgttgataaccagtttataatagcaataagacacCACTGGGGTTTATGATATagagccaatataccacgactaagggctgtgTCCTAGCACTCCGCCTTGTGTTGTGCCTGTGAAGAGCACTTAGCCGtggaatattggccatataccacaccctctcgtgccttattgcttaaatataccacggctgtcagccgaTCAGCAtttagggctcgaaccacccagtttataatgttgatTATGTAAAGTGCCATACATAAGCTTCCTTCCATAGGCTCCCTACCTTCCACATCAGGTGCACTGTTCTAGTCCCAGTGTTGTCTGGTGCATCCATCTTCCTCCACAGGTCCAACTGCACTGTGCTCGCTGTTGACATAGAAATAATAGAGTTTAGACAGAGTTTAGCCTAGTTATAATAATCACGTAATTTTGTGATGTACTGTCGGAGAATGTGTAGTAACTTTCAATACTAAGACTGAAACTGAAACGTAACACTCAATATTAAGACAAACTGAAAGCATACTGTGGCTGACTGATGTGTTCCAGAAAACGGTGATGGGTGATTAGTTCACAATGTTTCTCACCACAATCCATTTCACAAACCCTACGCCACCAACTAGACTCAGACCACAGCACTGTTTAAAATACTTTCAAAATGCATCCTTCCTATTATTTCTCTTCGAATGAGACAACTGGGTTGGTGAAATTGTTTCAGCCACATTGCTTATCTCTATCAAACCATGCCAGATTATAATGTGAGGAAGCTTACAgcaatttttttttatacatgatAACACTTGATAAGGGTGcatgacaaacacacagacagtgcATGCTATTCAATCAAGGTCTAACGACTCATTCTTCAAGCACAGCAAAATATGTGCATTCAAATTCATGTCTACAACAACCTCAAAATGTTAACAGTGAAAAACAAAACAGACGGCAGAGACATCAAAGCCTCTCAGAGTTGgagagctgatcctagatcaaatTTAGCCTTTTAGAGCATAattaataagattacatggacaagggggagctgatcctagatcagtactctGAGACATATACCTATCATCTCAAACATGCCTTCTGAAAGGGTAGATTTAAAAAAATTTTAAAAATTATCCTGAAAACCTGTATAGCGATTGTGATTTACTGGGGCTTTATGTTTTCTTACCGTTGAGAGAGGACAGTACTGTCACCTGGCTGCTCCATTCACTCCAGGGGGCCTTGTCTAAAGCACAGCGGACAGACACTGTATGGTTGGTGCATGACTCCACTTCAACAGAAGTGACAGAGGCTGTCTTGGCCACTGTGTTCATAGATGTATCCATTACATGCTGGACATTTACACAGGGAGAAGAAACAAAGATATGAGAGGCAAAAACAGTCATGTTAACTTCCAACTAGTCCGGGAAAATAGCACATTGCACTAAGCAACAAACAAATCACAGACAACGTAACATTGAATAAATGAGCGGTGTACCTTGGCATATTTGACTTGACAGTGTATGACCTGGTCAAGAAAGCCTGTGCCTCCTGGTCTTTCCCATTCAACCCTTAGATGAGCAGGGAGAGGAACCACCCGCACATTCTTTGGAGGGTCAATTTTCACTTGAAAAACAGGGTAAGTAATGTCAGGTTAGGTGAGTAATGTCAGGTTAGGTCAGTAATGTCAGGTTGGGTGAGTaatgtcaggtcgggtgagtcatgtcaggtcgggtgagtcatgtcaggtcgggtgagtcatgtcaggtcgggtgagtcatgtcaggtcgggtgagtaatgtcaggtcgggtgagtaatgtcaggtcgggtgagtaatgtcaggtcgggtgagtcatgtcaggtcgggtgagtcatgtcaggtcgggtgagtcatgtcaggtcgggtgagtcatgtcaggtcgggtgagtaatgtcaggtcgggtgagtaatgtcaggtcgggtgagtcatgtcaggtcgggtgagtaatgtcaggtcgggtgagtaatgtcaggtcgggtgagtaatgtcaggtcgggtgagtaatgtcaggtcgggtgagtaatgtcaggtcgggtgagtcatgtcaggtcgggtgagtaatgtcaggtcgggtgagtaatgtcaggtcgggtgagtaatgtcaggtcgggtgagtcatgtcaggtcgggtgagtcatgtcaggtcgggtgagtaatgtcaggtcgggtgagtaatgtcaggtcgggtgagtaatgtcaggtcaggtgagtaatgtcaggtcgggtgagtAATGTCAGGTCCGGTGAGTaatgtcaggtcgggtgagtaatgtcaggtcgggtgagtaatgtcaggtcgggtgagtcatgtcaggtcgggtgagtcatgtcaggtcgggtgagtaatgtcaggtcgggtgagtaatgtcaggtcgggtgagtcatgtcaggtcgggtgagtaatgtcaggtcgggtgagtaatgtcaggtcgggtgagtcatgtcaggtcgggtgagtcatgtcaggtcgggtgagtcaggtcgggtgagtaatgtcaggtcgggtgagtaatgtcaggtcgggtgagtaatgtcaggtcaggtgagtaatgtcaggtcgggtgagtaatgtcaggtcaggtgagtaatgtcaggtcgggtgagtcatgtcaggtcgggtgagtcatgtcaggtcgggtgagtaatgtcaggtcgggtgagtaatgtcaggtcgggtgagtcatgtcaggtcgggtgagtcatgtcaggtcgggtgagtaatgtcaggtcgggtgagtcatgtcaggtcgggtgagtcaggtcgggtgagtcatgtcaggtcgggtgagtcatgtcaggtcgggtgagtcatgtcaggtcgggtgagtaatgtcaggtcgggtgagtaatgtcaggtcgggtgagtcatgtcaggtcgggtgagtcatgtcaggtcgggtgagtcatgtcaggtcgggtgagtcatgtcaggtcgggtgagtcatgtcaggtcgggtgagtcatgtcaggtcgggtgagtcatgtcaggtcgggtgagtcatgtcaggtcgggtgagtcatgtcaggtcgggtgagtaatgtcaggtcgggtgagtaatgtcaggtcgggtgagtaatgtcaggtcgggtgagtaatgtcaggtcgggtgagtaatgtcaggtcgggtgagtaatgtcaggtcgggtgagtaatgtcaggtcgggtgagtaatgtcaggtcgggtgagtcatgtcaggtcgggtgagtcatgtcaggtcgggtgagtcatgtcaggtcgggtgagtaatgtcaggtcgggtgagtaatgtcaggtcgggtgagtaatgtcaggtcgggtgagtaatgtcaggtcgggtgagtaatgtcaggtcgggtgagtaatgtcaggtcgggtgagtaatgtcaggtcaggtgagtaatgtcaggtcgggtgagtaatgtcaggtcaggtgagtaatgtcaggtcgggtgagtcatgtcaggtcgggtgagtcatgtcaggtcgggtgagtcatgtcaggtcgggtgagtaatgtcaggtcgggtgagtaatgtcaggtcgggtgagtaatgtcaggtcgggtgagtCATGTCAGGTCGGGTGAGTCATGTCAGGTGAGTCATGTCAGGTCGGGTGAGTCATGTCAGGTCGGGTGAGTCATGTCAGGTCGGGTGAGTaatgtcaggtcgggtgagtcatgtcaggtcgggtgagtaatgtcaggccgggtgagtaatgtcaggtcgggtgagtaatgtcaggtcgggtgagtcatgtcaggtcgggtgagtaatgtcaggtcgggtgagtcatgtcaggtcgggtgagtcatgtcaggtcgggtgagtaatgtcaggtcgggtgagtaatgtcaggtcgggtgagtcatgtcaggtcgggtgagtcatgtcaggtcgggtgagtcatgtcaggtcgggtgagtcatgtcaggtcgggtgagtcatgtcaggtcgggtgagtcatgtcaggtcgggtgagtcatgtcaggtcgggtgagtcatgtcaggtcgggtgagtcatgtcaggtcgggtgagtaatgtcaggtcgggtgagtcatgtcaggtcgggtgagtcatgtcaggtcgggtgagtaatgtcaggtcgggtgagtaatgtcaggtcgggtgagtaatgtcaggtcgggtgagtaatgtcaggtcgggtgagtcatgtcaggtcgggtgagtcatgtcaggtcgggtgagtcatgtcaggtcgggtgagtaatgtcaggtcgggtgagtaatgtcaggtcgggtgagtaatgtcaggtcgggtgagtCATGTCAGGTCGGGTGAGTCATGTCAGGTGAGTCATGTCAGGTCGGGTGAGTCATGTCAGGTCGGGTGAGTCATGTCAGGTCGGGTGAGTaatgtcaggtcgggtgagtcatgtcaggtcgggtgagtaatgtcaggccgggtgagtaatgtcaggccgggtgagtaatgtcaggtcgggtgagtaatgtcaggtcgggtgagtaatgtcaggtcgggtgagtaatgtcaggtcgggtgagtaatgtcaggtcgggtgagtaatgtcaggtcgggtgagtaatgtcaggccgggtgagtaatgtcaggtcgggtgagtaatgtcaggtcgggtgagtaatgtcaggtcgggtgagtaatgtcaggtcgggtgagtaatgtcaggttggatgagtaATGTCAGGTTGGATGATTAAAGTCAGACCTCAATTACACAAACAATACAATAGATAAACAAGAAATACTGGTGTAAGAATATTGAGCTTTACGATGGACAACAATCCAATTGTCCACTGGTATGACTGGTCATTTAATTTGCTTTGAAtggtgtatacacacacaactaacttacagtgccagtcaaatgtttggacacacccagTCATTccatatttgtactattttctacattgtttttaaatttttattttacctttatttaactaggcaagatcagttaagaacaaattcttattttcaatgacggcctaggaacagtgggttaactgcctgttcaggggcagaacgacagatttgtaccttgtcagctcaggggtttgaacttgccaccttctggttactagtccaacgctctaaccactaggctacgctagacatcaaaactatgaaatactatgaaatactatgaactaacacatatggaatcatggagtaacccAAAAAAGTAtccaacaaatcaaaatagattttagattcttcaaagttgccaccctttgccttgatgacagctttgcacactcttggcattctctcaaccagcttcatgaggtagtcaccttaaatgcatttcaatgaacaggtgtgccttttaaAAGTTAAGTTGTGGAAGTTCTTTCCTTTTTAACGCGTTTGAGCCAagatatacagaaaatagccctatttggtaatagaccaagtccatattatgataacaaccgctcaaataagcaaggagaaacaacaatccatcattactttaagacatgaaggtcagtcaatctggaaagtttcaagaactttgaaagtttctgcAAGTGCAGTcataaaaaccatcaagcgctatgatgaaactagctctcatgaggaccgccacaggaaaggaaaacccagggttacctctgctacagaggataagttctttggagttaccagcctcagatattgcagccaaaaataaatgcttcacagagttcaagtaatagacacataTCAACATCATCTGTTCAGAGGCGacagtgtgaatcaggccttcatggtcgaattgctgcaaagaaaccactactaaaggacaccaataagaagaagccaagaattgggccaagaaacacaagcaatcgACATTAGagcggtggaaatctgtcctttgggctGATGAGTCCAACTTTGAGATTTTTGGTCCAAACCTCCGTttgtttgtgagatgcagagtaggtgaacgggtgATAtacgtatgtgtggttcccaccatgaagcatggaagagggggtgtgatggtgcttcgctggtgacacagtctgtgatttatttagaattcaaggcacactaaaccagcatggctcctacagcattctgcagcaatacgccatcccatctgttttgcgcttagtgggactatctccaggctgtgtaagggctatttgaccaagaaggagagtgatgagtgctgcatcagatgacctggcctccacaacccACTGGTatgatgagttggaccacagattgaaggaaaagcagcaactgctcagcatttgtgggaactccttcaagactgttggaaaagcattccaggtgaagctggttaagagaatgctcagagtatgcaaagctgttatcaaggcaaagggtggcttctttgaataatttaaaatatattttttatttatttaacactttttggtttaccacatgattccatgtgttatttcatagtttatttcttcactataattctgcaatgtagaaaatagtttaaaaaaataagaaaaacccttgaataagtaggtgtgtccaaactttagactggtactatatataaaACATGCTCTGCTCCAGAGAGTCAAAGCTGTGCATTCTGACTACATACCTGTATCCCAAGGATCCAATTCCAGTGTGTCCGAGATTGTCTCCCAAACTGTGCTTTCAGCTCGCACAGTGATGTAATTTAGCTTTGAAAGCTTCGGCAGGCTCTTATTAAAAGTGCATGACATgcttccagaactacaatgatCACTCTCCCATGCATCTGGGCTATTTTCCCTACACAAAAAGAGACAACAAAACAGAAACGTCGGTTACGTCCCAAAAGGAAGACATATGGTTACATACCCTGacgaagacagcttgtctgtcgatacgttggttattaaattattgcatctCAGCTGCAGGGCTCTCTTTTTTTACgtcacaaatggcaccttatCCCCTACATAGCGCACTCCTTTTGTGCATTATTCCATATGACAAGGGAATCTTTCCGTCTACGTTGCTATACGAAGAGGAAGCTAGGTTTCGAGTCAGAACTCACCATTTCCTATAAACGGTATATGTTATTTTCGATGTGGGTTTGATCTTGTGCTCCCAGCGACATGTAAAATCTTGTTGCGAGATATATGTGACACACGATATGTTTCTGGGTTTCCCTGTTGAAAAAATTAAAGGACATGATTTATTCTCTCGTAAAAGTCATTCCCCAGATGCCATGATAACGTTGACGTATTGAAAGTAACGCACACCAACAATGTAAGTAGGTACGTACAGTATGTTTGTATGATGGTACCACCCAAGACTTGCTGAGTTAAATGGCTGTGACATTGTACTATTGCTTTCGGAAGGGATAGATTGTAGATGGTCACCGCAGCAAAGGAGGTGTTGGTTTCATAGAGGCTTTCATCTATGCTCTTGTTGTTGATCGTCCAATAGATTTGGCCGTGGCTGTCTGAGATTGTCTTGTTGCATGTCTTCTTGAACTTAATCTTAATATTGGAGCCAAATTCAATGTATGGGTCTTTTGGGATAACTTCACATCTATGTCCATATTGTCCTGTTGATAACAAAATGTGAAACTTTGTAATTAACAAATCATGGCAAAGAACTTGAGAGATGACAGTACAAAAGCCTGCACTAAGACCAACATTCAGCACAGAAAAGTAAATAGAGAATGAGCGATGACCGCCAACTCCCCAACTTCTATAACCACTCAATATGAATTTCAAAGAAAGTGGTAATTTCGCTGCTATTCTGgaaaacagctgagggatggggctctGTGACCATTCAAATgcagacagagctatggatgtagGGACTGAAAATATATGTATTGACCATGTTTTGATGCTACATAATGTTTGATTACAGATGCATTGTTATCAAACATTGGAGTTAAACAACCATATATTTGGGTTCTGATATGGTAGTTGAACTTAGCTCatacactgtacaaaacattaggaacatgttCCTAATAATAAATTGCATCCCATTTGCCCTCAGgacctcaattcgtcagggcatggaatACGTGTCAAGTTACATTGGCtggaggaccattcttgatacacacaggaaacatttGAACTTCAAaaccccagcagtgttgcagttcttgacacaaaataATGCTTGCCCATTCACACTAGGAATGGCGCagacacacaatccatgtctcaaggctttaaaatccttctttaacccatctcCTTCATCGATATTAATTTAAGTGGCTTTAACAGGTGTCAATTTGGGTATATAGccttcacctggtcagtgtatcACGGAAGAGTCTGTTCCGttttaaaaacaatatatattttcaataatcaatgggtatataacTGAAAGTTTAAAAATGGAAGTTCCAATCAGATTGTCCCTTTCATACATTACTATCATATAGGAACTCACCTTCAGAAATTGCTGGGAGCAAAAGGAAGATTGACAGGACTAGCAGAGTTGCCATCCTTCTCAGTCCCTTGGCAGATAAGAATGGCATGTCATGTCTTTCAAGTAATAAAATTCCCTCTCCAGTAAGTGGCGAAACAATATCACTACAGCTAAACTAAGTCGTATCTATTAAGCAACGGGTTTAATAGCACAAACTGTTATTAATGCCGCACCTACAACTAGGAAACATCATGACGTCTCATCTAGCAAAAGGTCAGTTGGTTGACTTCAAACCGATTTATTTTCCATTCAGAGAGCGTTTTCTGAGTTCAGTTGTTTAAAAATCACCGAAGTCAAATTTCCGAGTGGCCAAATTGTTTTAAACCGCAGCTACTGGTTAAGTTTGAAACGTTAAATTCGGTACTCCATTATAAACATTTATCATACTCAAATGTCCTGTGGGAAGTTAGGGGTTGTGAATTGAAGGCACGACGACCAAGAACAAGGACTGGGTGGGTGTGTTGGCCATTGCACAACAATGGCAAGTTTAACAGGAAATGAGGAAACAGGATGAATGCCTGGGGACCGAATTTAAGCGCTCAGCTAGATTTTACAAGTGAAACATAACGCAAAGCTTTAATCGCCAATAGCGGAAACAAAATAAACAAGCCAGACAAATTATCCAAGACATTCTTTGTTATGAATAAAATGGGACTTCATCCATATTTCAAATGTCTGCATGAATTAATCATGTAAATCAAATGTAATGACTAATTTTGCCTGGCACAAAATGCCATGAATATTTTATACAACATAAGCACTCTTGTACATCAGTTACAACAAGCGATCCAAAACTTGGGTCAACTCAGACTGGTTAACAGAACCACAGTTAGGTCTAAACGCAGAATCCTTACAGAAATACAACGCTTTACAGGTATTATTTGGGGACAGACACGTTACTCAATAGTTCAGTTCAAAACACACTAGGGTGTAAATGGCACATTTTCAACGAGGTAAAACATTTGGTTGAAAAAGGAAAATAATAAGTCCAAGTGATGCGTCACAATTCAAACCACAAGAACCAGTAGCACTAATAATAGCTAGAACATTCATTGGTGAAGTTTCACCTCAAGCACACAGATTTTAACCAGTGGTTGACATTAATGGGTTTTCCCATATCCAGGACCACGCACATTTCCAGAAATATCAAGCAGTGCAAAATTATTTTCTTTAAAACAAAATAACACTAAAAGAAAAAGTTAAATCAAACCAAAACATGACTTGAAAACAGAAACTAAAAGAAATGTAGATGTGCATAATCACTCCCAATCGTCGTCGTCTGCGCCACTGCTCAGGGCAGCAGCTAGATGACTTGCCCCATCTCTCTGGAAAGAGCCACCCTGTGGTCAAGAGATGAACCATGTGTCAACGAGAACACTAAACATGTAGCCACTAAACGTGTTCAATGGAAAACAACAGCACTCAACCTATTCCAGATCCATACCTTCCTGCTATCAGTAGAGGCAAAGGTTCTGCCACCTGGGTTGAACCCTGTGGTGCCATGAGCACTGAAGGCAGCTTCCTCCAGCCATTTGGGCACCTCCTGCTGGGCCTGTGAAAAGTAATTGCAGTgagaatacatttttattttatttcaaagTCAGCTTTGACTTACTTGCTAGCAGGccttaaagctggaatc belongs to Oncorhynchus keta strain PuntledgeMale-10-30-2019 chromosome 9, Oket_V2, whole genome shotgun sequence and includes:
- the LOC118388047 gene encoding interleukin-31 receptor subunit alpha-like; the encoded protein is MPFLSAKGLRRMATLLVLSIFLLLPAISEGQYGHRCEVIPKDPYIEFGSNIKIKFKKTCNKTISDSHGQIYWTINNKSIDESLYETNTSFAAVTIYNLSLPKAIVQCHSHLTQQVLGGTIIQTYWKPRNISCVTYISQQDFTCRWEHKIKPTSKITYTVYRKWENSPDAWESDHCSSGSMSCTFNKSLPKLSKLNYITVRAESTVWETISDTLELDPWDTVKIDPPKNVRVVPLPAHLRVEWERPGGTGFLDQVIHCQVKYAKHVMDTSMNTVAKTASVTSVEVESCTNHTVSVRCALDKAPWSEWSSQVTVLSSLNASTVQLDLWRKMDAPDNTGTRTVHLMWKSISPACKAIDGYRLTYMADEKHMPDIHLDTVVDKASITVDQRAYRVTLAAYRGDTTFSEQSIYVPAVGQSLPQVRGAQASAHDGDIQVSWVVPPLYPVHGYIIDWTTDGDTYTWLQSQDTYITLTGLQPFKLYNITVTPLYDDKTGLEKVIQICSVQRAPGNISSVDVHVQDKSAQVNWTAVPQSQCSGDVVNYTVFYKTEKQPELNVTVNSWKQGVTLEPLQPDTRYSVHVMARAVTGATNSSIIHFTTSRYGRTFIIMSCVFGGFGVLIVLVTGLFCVIQWKRFKGKIVPNPGLSSLEFWSSQDCHKIQPFNNPSELETFCEMIYPCEVNTITDDIMGSTSTEDGDIQDMGKETVCDQTERWSSGFGSRTFCDSQPREESSNLGLAPTLLPLLAQQDGETNLLESTTSEDSSSEPSDLQASESCPVNPYRLQTPGECPVRLGLGGGEATSGTTEESRSLLDTQQHSSIAPLTAYVTLGMFEHRVRESKRT